From the Alkalispirochaeta americana genome, one window contains:
- a CDS encoding sensor histidine kinase yields MERQEQQKEPREAVILLVAQDTLLISFVSQVADSLGYLLSVADTTQTVEELLASLSAPPLVLIDQVSCLESEEMARTVLATGDLPLVFLSSREHAPPRLDTIQSEASSWASLLPGLFPRTSIPRKSDHQTYATTITLALHLFRTQEELLHSRQALSRSEHQYRLLFQHLPLAFAVHEMIYGSDQEPLDYRFIEINPAFEKITGLRREHLLGKTVLAVLPGTERSWIETYAEVVRTGEDALIESYSRELKKYFAVRAFRIHPGHFAVIFTDVTEETHKRKTLQEQARVLGILAEASERFLDLDLGDLDFQEIVETVRSISGAIFVMYNAFSRDGSRTITRAVAGPPDLIADIHETLGQILQGHTWKFDEIRRDLFRESPFHVFSRVSEWSADLAPVELVISLENRWNLGETMCLLLRHEDEFLGDISMVMPAGLSLKNRPQLEIYARNVALVIMRRRSEERIQRLLQEKELLLQETQHRIKNNLNVTASLLSMQALATNQPEAVKTLLDASSRVKTIRRLYEELHLSENFRHLAVQTYLRPLIDEIIAIFPDAGNLQVETDLTDFKISTKLLSSIGLIVNELITNAMKHAFPPDYLSQRGLTPTLRISAREEKGCLYLSVADNGIGLSTSAREWLRTREDQRSFSGSNFGMLVIHSLVEQVDGTLDIQSGEGTTYSITIPLVVF; encoded by the coding sequence ATGGAACGGCAAGAACAGCAGAAAGAGCCCCGGGAGGCCGTAATTCTCCTGGTGGCACAGGATACTCTCCTAATCTCTTTTGTGAGCCAGGTGGCAGATTCCCTGGGGTACCTGCTCTCCGTGGCCGACACTACACAGACAGTGGAGGAGCTTCTGGCCTCCCTGTCCGCCCCCCCTCTGGTCCTGATCGATCAGGTATCCTGCCTTGAAAGCGAGGAGATGGCTCGAACCGTTTTAGCCACAGGGGATCTTCCCCTGGTTTTTCTCTCTTCCCGGGAACACGCCCCCCCCCGGCTCGATACCATCCAGAGCGAGGCATCCTCCTGGGCATCTCTTCTCCCGGGACTTTTTCCCCGCACCTCGATTCCCAGAAAAAGCGATCACCAGACCTATGCAACAACCATTACCCTGGCCTTGCACCTCTTCAGGACCCAAGAGGAACTTCTCCACTCCCGGCAGGCTCTGAGCCGAAGCGAGCACCAGTATCGATTACTCTTCCAGCACCTTCCCCTGGCTTTTGCCGTTCACGAGATGATCTACGGCTCTGACCAGGAACCCCTGGACTACCGCTTCATCGAGATAAACCCCGCCTTTGAAAAGATCACAGGCCTCCGCAGAGAACATCTTCTGGGAAAAACGGTTCTGGCGGTCCTGCCAGGGACAGAGCGTTCCTGGATAGAAACCTACGCCGAGGTGGTCCGGACGGGTGAGGACGCCCTGATCGAATCCTATTCCCGGGAACTCAAAAAATATTTCGCTGTCCGGGCTTTCCGTATCCATCCCGGACATTTTGCTGTGATCTTCACCGATGTAACAGAGGAGACACACAAGCGAAAAACCCTTCAAGAACAGGCTCGGGTGCTGGGCATCCTGGCAGAGGCGTCGGAACGCTTCCTGGATCTTGATCTTGGCGATCTGGACTTCCAGGAGATTGTCGAGACGGTTCGTTCAATCTCGGGTGCCATCTTTGTCATGTACAATGCCTTTTCCCGGGATGGATCCCGCACAATAACAAGGGCCGTGGCAGGCCCTCCCGACCTCATTGCTGATATCCATGAGACCCTGGGTCAGATCCTGCAGGGACACACCTGGAAGTTCGACGAGATCCGCCGGGATCTCTTTCGGGAATCGCCCTTTCACGTATTCAGCCGCGTCTCGGAGTGGAGCGCCGATCTGGCCCCTGTCGAGCTGGTTATATCCCTGGAAAACCGATGGAATCTGGGAGAGACGATGTGCCTCCTTCTCCGCCACGAGGATGAGTTTTTGGGAGACATCAGCATGGTCATGCCTGCAGGATTATCTCTGAAAAACCGCCCTCAACTGGAAATCTACGCCCGAAACGTGGCCCTGGTTATCATGCGCAGGCGTTCCGAAGAACGAATCCAGCGGCTCCTCCAGGAAAAGGAGCTTCTGCTTCAGGAGACACAGCATCGCATCAAGAACAACCTGAACGTGACAGCCAGCCTTCTGAGCATGCAGGCCCTGGCGACAAACCAACCCGAGGCAGTTAAGACACTCCTGGACGCAAGTTCCCGGGTCAAGACGATCCGCCGGCTCTATGAAGAACTTCACCTCTCGGAGAACTTCCGCCACCTGGCGGTCCAAACCTATCTGCGGCCTCTCATTGACGAAATTATTGCGATCTTTCCCGATGCCGGAAACCTTCAGGTCGAGACCGATCTGACCGATTTCAAGATCAGCACGAAGCTCCTTTCGTCGATCGGCTTGATCGTGAACGAGCTGATCACCAACGCCATGAAGCACGCCTTTCCTCCGGACTATCTCTCGCAGAGGGGCCTCACTCCCACTCTCAGAATCAGCGCCCGGGAAGAGAAAGGATGTCTCTATCTCTCCGTGGCCGACAACGGCATAGGGCTCTCCACGAGCGCTCGGGAATGGCTGCGAACCAGGGAAGATCAACGGTCCTTCTCGGGCAGTAACTTTGGCATGCTGGTTATTCACTCCCTGGTGGAACAGGTGGATGGAACCCTGGATATCCAGAGCGGAGAGGGCACCACCTACAGCATCACCATTCCACTGGTGGTTTTCTAG
- a CDS encoding ankyrin repeat domain-containing protein, translating into MKLVMLASPSEESSAEALCAELAQESFETEIALLGKEGLLSLTASLEKATHAVVLLQQECLLSKDYYYALGFFHGRAIPWMIYVPDSLELPDYLKEQPAVSALPELVELLKEERLRWTALRDRQRAREELTNLGYALTDQALADCVSEGVLVAVERYMQGGFSPDARDNKGVPLLCLAVRNRHTGMVQFLLSHGADVNATSEDRGNTPIMDAAADGNSELTGLLLHAGAALDGQSKNGQTALVLAVGQGAEKTAQLLLMGGADPHIKDQLGMSARKYAELFRLELVLELIDARESEAMTEVRARESDLPDEEDG; encoded by the coding sequence ATGAAGCTAGTCATGCTTGCCTCCCCATCGGAAGAGTCTTCGGCAGAAGCGCTCTGTGCAGAACTGGCGCAGGAGTCGTTTGAGACAGAAATTGCTCTCCTGGGGAAGGAGGGGCTTCTTTCGCTCACGGCAAGTCTTGAGAAGGCTACTCACGCTGTTGTCCTTCTGCAACAGGAGTGTCTTCTCTCAAAGGACTATTATTACGCCCTGGGGTTCTTTCATGGCCGGGCTATTCCCTGGATGATCTATGTTCCTGATTCTCTGGAACTTCCCGATTATCTGAAAGAACAGCCCGCTGTTTCTGCTTTGCCGGAACTAGTAGAACTTCTCAAGGAAGAGCGGCTGCGCTGGACTGCTCTGCGGGATCGCCAGCGCGCCAGGGAAGAGCTGACAAACCTCGGCTACGCCCTCACCGATCAGGCCTTGGCGGATTGCGTGTCCGAAGGCGTCCTGGTTGCGGTGGAGCGGTACATGCAGGGAGGTTTTTCTCCCGATGCGAGGGACAACAAGGGGGTGCCTCTTCTCTGTCTGGCCGTACGGAACCGCCATACAGGAATGGTGCAGTTTCTCCTCAGTCATGGAGCCGATGTCAACGCTACGAGCGAGGACCGTGGAAATACTCCCATCATGGATGCCGCCGCCGATGGAAACTCGGAACTTACCGGTCTTCTTCTCCATGCCGGCGCGGCCCTGGACGGTCAGAGCAAGAATGGTCAGACGGCGCTGGTGCTTGCCGTGGGGCAGGGCGCAGAGAAGACAGCCCAGCTCCTTCTCATGGGTGGTGCTGATCCGCACATAAAGGATCAGCTGGGAATGTCGGCTCGCAAATACGCCGAGCTCTTCCGCCTGGAGCTGGTCCTCGAGCTCATCGATGCCCGCGAAAGCGAGGCCATGACCGAGGTCAGGGCGAGAGAAAGCGATCTCCCTGACGAAGAGGATGGTTGA
- a CDS encoding Cof-type HAD-IIB family hydrolase yields the protein MFKLFASDIDYTLLPHQGDIAADDIAALRRLHEEGIMVVLASGRATGSTKKILEHIFPETPPEYFISYNGARVTSLRRGTPLVARNIAPDLVTEIRRWCLQEGVTLQGYEDSTILVEEDNPYVGRYATAAGMGYRIVADIAQAIHPHGGTPKLVCHDRQERLPGHIQSLRDLGRGRWTVVTSMPHFIEIVADNTNKATALQALVAHRGFTMNEVIAIGDNLNDLEMIQEAGTGVAVANAVEELKAVADWVTRRSVSEGAVAETARKAFPDLF from the coding sequence ATGTTCAAACTTTTTGCTTCAGACATTGATTACACACTCCTCCCCCACCAGGGGGACATTGCTGCTGACGACATAGCCGCCCTGCGACGGCTCCACGAAGAGGGGATCATGGTGGTCCTGGCCAGTGGTCGGGCCACGGGAAGCACCAAAAAGATCCTGGAACACATTTTTCCGGAAACACCACCGGAATACTTTATCTCCTACAACGGCGCCCGCGTTACATCCCTTCGAAGGGGAACGCCTCTGGTGGCGCGCAACATCGCTCCGGATCTGGTTACCGAAATTCGCCGCTGGTGTCTCCAGGAGGGGGTAACTCTTCAGGGCTATGAGGATTCAACCATCCTTGTAGAGGAAGACAATCCCTACGTGGGCCGCTACGCTACGGCGGCAGGTATGGGATACCGGATTGTTGCGGACATAGCCCAAGCGATCCACCCCCACGGGGGAACCCCAAAACTTGTCTGTCACGATCGACAGGAACGTCTCCCGGGACATATCCAGAGCCTTCGGGACCTCGGTCGGGGACGCTGGACCGTAGTAACGTCAATGCCCCATTTCATCGAGATCGTGGCGGATAATACCAACAAGGCCACGGCTCTCCAGGCGCTTGTTGCCCACAGGGGATTCACCATGAATGAGGTAATCGCCATTGGAGACAACCTGAATGACCTGGAAATGATCCAGGAGGCAGGAACGGGCGTGGCCGTGGCAAACGCCGTGGAGGAACTCAAGGCAGTAGCCGATTGGGTCACCCGGCGAAGCGTCTCGGAGGGTGCCGTGGCCGAGACCGCACGCAAGGCTTTCCCGGATCTGTTCTAG
- a CDS encoding cation:proton antiporter domain-containing protein: MQTKKFSPRPLIIPLLFLVFSLSPVLAGSGSSSYAHTLEHRMMVLALQIGIILFAGHWGSNLARRVGIPAIMGELLAGILIGPYLLGALPLPGYPSGLFPVADTTLAITPELYGFAVVASIVLLFLTGLQTDLRLFLRFAFKGSVVGLGGATLSLLAGITVATIMTGNPPLAPGNIFLGVVATATSVDISARILSSRKKMASPEGVTILSASVIEDVVGITLLAVILSVDAMEGTLGNGGGTWRFMVPIAARALTVWLGCTALGILFSRRIGNLLKGVRNQSQIAVLALGLALILAGLFESAGLAMIIGAYVMGLSLANTDISYVVQEKIEVIHHFFDPIFFTVIGMLVNLFVITSLEVLFFGVFFALLATAAKLIGCGGASLVLGFNRAGAIRIGMGMVPRGEVALIMLAIGLSSGVLEDRLFGVAIVMTLITTLVAPPFFNRLLSRTLQTTRQALTDHETTAADFHFGSEDLTKFLLSDVIQTMRNEGFFVTGSETEHKVFHMRKDSVFIALMATPVSLHFTCRKEDVTLVNNLVYESVLSLQQQVGHIKTVAKPQELRKGLVEKTNRAVVDWPKYLPVECIHLRMEVENKELAIRELVESLTHGGKLKDPEAVLEAILERERTMSTGMEHGIAIPHGRSEGVKELTIAVGIVPKGVDFQSLDGEPTRIIFLVASPRDNPGPHLQILAGIAGIVNSSEAREEMLRISSRSDLIRYMVENSRPKKRTP, encoded by the coding sequence ATGCAAACGAAGAAGTTCTCCCCCCGGCCCCTGATTATCCCGCTCCTGTTTCTTGTCTTTTCTCTATCCCCCGTCCTGGCTGGATCAGGCAGCTCCAGCTATGCCCATACCCTGGAGCACCGAATGATGGTCCTGGCCCTTCAGATCGGGATCATCCTCTTTGCGGGCCACTGGGGAAGCAATCTGGCCCGCCGCGTGGGGATTCCGGCGATCATGGGAGAACTCCTGGCGGGAATACTCATCGGGCCTTATCTGCTGGGAGCCTTACCCCTGCCCGGGTATCCCTCGGGGCTCTTCCCCGTGGCCGATACAACCCTGGCAATCACACCGGAACTCTACGGGTTTGCCGTGGTCGCCTCGATTGTCCTGCTCTTTCTCACGGGTCTCCAAACGGACCTGCGGCTTTTTCTGCGCTTTGCCTTCAAGGGAAGCGTCGTGGGGCTGGGGGGCGCAACTCTCTCGCTTCTGGCGGGAATTACCGTGGCAACGATCATGACCGGCAATCCCCCCCTGGCACCGGGAAATATCTTCCTGGGAGTCGTCGCTACGGCAACATCAGTGGATATTTCTGCCCGTATCCTGAGCAGCCGCAAGAAGATGGCGAGTCCCGAGGGGGTAACTATTCTCTCGGCATCGGTAATCGAAGATGTGGTGGGCATCACCCTTTTGGCAGTTATTCTCAGCGTGGATGCCATGGAGGGAACCCTGGGCAACGGCGGGGGAACCTGGCGGTTTATGGTGCCCATCGCGGCCAGGGCGCTGACTGTCTGGCTGGGATGTACTGCTTTGGGAATTCTTTTCTCCCGCCGGATCGGCAATCTTCTCAAGGGGGTGCGCAACCAGTCCCAGATAGCTGTTCTTGCCTTGGGTCTGGCCCTGATTCTGGCCGGCCTCTTCGAGAGTGCCGGACTGGCCATGATCATCGGCGCCTATGTGATGGGCCTCTCTCTGGCAAACACCGATATCTCCTATGTGGTACAGGAAAAGATCGAGGTTATTCACCATTTTTTCGACCCCATTTTCTTTACTGTCATCGGGATGCTGGTGAACCTTTTTGTGATTACCTCCCTGGAGGTGCTGTTTTTCGGTGTGTTCTTTGCCCTCCTTGCAACGGCAGCAAAACTGATTGGCTGCGGGGGAGCATCACTTGTGCTGGGCTTTAACAGGGCGGGAGCAATCAGAATCGGCATGGGTATGGTTCCACGTGGAGAAGTGGCTCTGATAATGCTTGCCATCGGTTTGAGTTCAGGAGTCCTGGAGGATCGACTCTTCGGCGTGGCCATTGTGATGACCCTGATCACAACGCTTGTGGCACCGCCTTTTTTCAACAGGCTCCTCTCGCGAACCCTCCAGACCACCCGCCAGGCTCTAACGGACCACGAGACAACAGCTGCAGACTTTCACTTCGGTTCGGAGGATCTCACAAAATTTCTCCTCTCCGATGTAATACAGACCATGCGCAACGAGGGCTTCTTTGTCACAGGCTCGGAAACAGAACACAAGGTCTTCCATATGCGGAAGGATTCGGTTTTCATTGCCCTCATGGCCACCCCTGTAAGCCTCCATTTCACCTGCCGCAAGGAAGATGTAACTTTAGTGAATAACCTGGTCTACGAATCGGTTCTGAGTCTGCAGCAGCAGGTGGGGCACATAAAAACCGTTGCCAAACCCCAGGAGTTGCGCAAAGGCCTGGTGGAGAAGACCAACCGCGCCGTGGTGGACTGGCCCAAATATCTTCCTGTAGAGTGCATTCACCTCCGTATGGAGGTGGAAAACAAGGAACTGGCAATTCGCGAACTGGTGGAATCCCTCACGCACGGGGGGAAACTCAAAGATCCCGAGGCTGTGCTGGAGGCAATCCTGGAGCGCGAGAGGACGATGAGCACCGGCATGGAGCACGGGATTGCGATCCCCCACGGCCGTTCCGAGGGGGTCAAGGAATTGACCATCGCCGTGGGCATCGTTCCCAAGGGGGTCGATTTTCAGTCCCTCGACGGAGAGCCGACGCGAATTATCTTTCTGGTAGCTTCTCCCCGGGATAACCCCGGACCACACCTGCAGATTCTGGCGGGGATCGCTGGAATTGTGAACAGCTCCGAGGCCAGGGAAGAGATGCTCCGTATCTCCTCCCGATCCGATCTGATCCGCTACATGGTGGAAAATTCCCGCCCAAAAAAGCGAACACCCTGA
- a CDS encoding M15 family metallopeptidase — protein sequence MSMKIWTVFFFLLVPSLASFASGEVVMKALARAYPDRIESVEYRRGEWALSMDGEWFSWAQGRLLPEAKRDRWQEFVPIRFYRYEPGPFTPRKITPEVEERLRQRMVSFDNDGEVRFNAFLDRLYGIASQQEAERAMVWLTFLDRPVQLHPLLQDPLGRVDQRLRLVMLADGETRAFVRDLAQVHGFSWRPIAGTPRRSYHSYGVALDLMPRSFRGRHAYWRWAVNSGVEEWWNLAPHQRWTVPREVIKAFEAEGFVWGGKWLYFDAIHFEYRPEILLMAQPEETTKE from the coding sequence ATGAGTATGAAGATCTGGACGGTGTTTTTCTTTCTTCTGGTACCATCCCTGGCATCCTTCGCCTCGGGAGAGGTCGTGATGAAGGCTCTCGCCCGGGCCTATCCCGATCGAATAGAATCGGTGGAATATCGCCGGGGTGAGTGGGCCCTCTCCATGGACGGTGAATGGTTCTCCTGGGCTCAGGGCCGGCTTTTGCCGGAGGCAAAGCGGGATCGGTGGCAGGAATTCGTGCCAATACGGTTCTATCGCTACGAGCCTGGCCCCTTTACCCCTCGGAAGATTACCCCTGAGGTGGAGGAACGCCTCCGTCAGAGAATGGTGAGCTTTGACAACGACGGGGAGGTGCGATTCAATGCTTTTCTTGACCGCCTCTATGGGATCGCATCACAACAGGAGGCTGAGCGAGCCATGGTGTGGCTCACCTTTCTGGACAGACCGGTGCAGCTTCACCCCTTGCTTCAGGACCCTCTCGGGCGTGTCGATCAGCGACTGCGCCTGGTGATGCTGGCAGATGGCGAGACCCGGGCGTTTGTGCGCGACCTTGCCCAGGTCCACGGCTTCAGCTGGCGCCCGATTGCAGGAACACCACGCAGGAGTTATCACAGTTACGGCGTCGCCCTGGACCTTATGCCACGATCCTTCCGGGGGCGCCACGCCTACTGGCGCTGGGCAGTAAACAGCGGAGTAGAAGAATGGTGGAATCTGGCTCCTCACCAGAGATGGACCGTTCCCCGGGAGGTGATCAAGGCGTTTGAGGCCGAGGGGTTTGTCTGGGGAGGAAAATGGCTCTATTTTGACGCAATACACTTTGAGTACCGACCTGAGATTCTCCTGATGGCCCAGCCCGAAGAGACAACGAAGGAGTGA
- a CDS encoding tyrosine-type recombinase/integrase — translation MLRILGEKTLLTEITRRETRRLRDRLFQEGKAPATINHVINTLSVILQAAEEDEIIQAIPRVYRAGGGSKKRGALTREEAQSLLGSPEAWRNDLERIASEVAARTGLRRSELLGLTANRCHRDHIDVSHVWEPVSWKLKDATKSGESRIVPISRRVRTLIIQLLRRSPHRWILPADQQYVFYHETNPRAPYDGREITRGLYHAMEYIGISEEERQAASLTFHSWRHFANSQMIEAGIPEATVRAMIGHQSQAMTMNYYHAQDLARIVAAQDDW, via the coding sequence GTGCTACGCATCCTGGGTGAGAAAACTCTTCTCACGGAGATCACTCGTCGAGAGACCCGCCGTCTGCGGGATAGGCTCTTCCAGGAAGGGAAGGCGCCGGCAACGATCAACCATGTGATTAACACCCTTTCGGTCATTCTCCAGGCAGCTGAGGAAGACGAGATCATCCAGGCGATTCCCCGAGTCTACCGTGCTGGTGGCGGAAGCAAGAAGAGGGGGGCCCTCACCAGAGAGGAAGCCCAGAGCCTGCTTGGGAGCCCAGAAGCGTGGCGGAACGATCTGGAGCGGATTGCCTCCGAGGTCGCTGCGCGCACGGGGCTCCGGAGATCGGAGCTCCTGGGGCTCACGGCGAACCGGTGCCACCGCGATCATATCGATGTCAGTCATGTCTGGGAGCCTGTGTCGTGGAAGCTGAAGGACGCGACAAAGAGCGGGGAGTCCCGGATCGTCCCGATTTCCCGGCGGGTGAGGACCTTGATAATCCAGCTTCTTCGCAGGAGTCCCCACCGGTGGATCCTTCCGGCGGACCAGCAATACGTCTTCTACCACGAAACCAACCCGCGAGCGCCCTACGACGGACGGGAGATTACGCGCGGGCTCTATCACGCCATGGAGTACATCGGGATCTCAGAGGAGGAGCGCCAGGCTGCGAGCTTGACCTTCCATTCCTGGCGGCATTTCGCGAACTCCCAGATGATCGAAGCTGGAATCCCCGAGGCCACGGTGCGCGCGATGATCGGCCACCAGAGTCAGGCAATGACCATGAACTATTACCATGCCCAGGATCTCGCCCGAATTGTCGCCGCCCAGGATGACTGGTAG